One region of Sphingomonas kaistensis genomic DNA includes:
- a CDS encoding homoserine kinase, with protein MPLSATASAPASIGNVGVGFDILGLAFPAAHDVVTATRQEARGVRLAQVSGLLTHLPAEPHRNTALAAAQAVLQAAGSPFGVSLAIDKGVPLSAGMGGSAASAVAAAAAANALLDRPFTTDELLPFAIEGERASSDPPPWDNVIASLFGGLVLAASEQPPLIRRLPVPDGLVAILFHPSARIETREARALLGATVPLRVAVEHSRRVAAFVAGCATGDLALVKAGLEDLLVEPQRVHLLPCLPAVQRAAVEAGALGCSFSGSGPSVFALSEQRLAGRVEQAMGAAFAEAAMPVTRYRAPLGGHGVKVVAQDSGRVAA; from the coding sequence ATGCCCCTGTCCGCGACGGCGAGCGCACCGGCGAGCATCGGCAATGTCGGCGTCGGCTTCGATATCCTCGGCCTTGCCTTCCCCGCTGCGCATGACGTCGTCACTGCCACCCGCCAGGAGGCACGGGGCGTGCGTCTGGCGCAGGTGTCGGGACTGCTCACTCACCTGCCGGCCGAGCCTCACCGCAACACCGCGCTGGCCGCGGCGCAGGCGGTGCTGCAGGCCGCCGGCTCGCCGTTCGGCGTTTCGCTGGCCATCGACAAGGGCGTTCCGCTGTCGGCCGGGATGGGCGGATCCGCCGCCTCCGCCGTGGCCGCCGCCGCCGCCGCCAACGCTTTGCTCGACCGGCCCTTCACCACCGATGAGCTGCTGCCATTTGCGATCGAAGGCGAGCGCGCGTCGTCCGACCCGCCGCCATGGGACAATGTGATCGCCAGCCTGTTCGGCGGACTGGTCCTCGCCGCTTCGGAACAGCCGCCGCTGATCCGCCGCCTGCCGGTGCCGGACGGACTGGTAGCGATCCTCTTCCACCCTTCCGCCAGAATCGAGACGCGCGAAGCCCGCGCATTGCTCGGCGCGACCGTTCCGCTGCGCGTGGCGGTAGAGCACAGCCGCCGCGTCGCCGCTTTCGTCGCCGGCTGCGCGACCGGCGACCTGGCGCTGGTGAAGGCCGGCCTCGAGGATCTGCTGGTCGAACCGCAACGGGTCCATCTCCTCCCCTGCCTCCCAGCCGTACAGCGCGCCGCCGTCGAGGCCGGAGCGCTCGGCTGTTCCTTTTCCGGCTCGGGACCGTCGGTGTTCGCGCTTTCCGAACAACGGCTTGCGGGCCGGGTCGAGCAGGCGATGGGTGCTGCCTTCGCCGAAGCCGCCATGCCCGTCACCCGGTACCGCGCCCCGCTCGGCGGCCACGGCGTGAAGGTCGTGGCGCAGGACAGCGGCCGCGTCGCGGCATGA
- the metB gene encoding cystathionine gamma-synthase: MTDRHFATTAVRAGIDCDTAFGAVAPPIVLSSNFTFAGFNDKRAYDYSRSGNPTRDQLAEALAELEGGHGAVVTASGLAAETLVLHAVLKPGDRLLVPHDCYGGSWRLFDALSRRGHFELSTVDFTDAAALAAALAQKPALVWIETPSNPLLRITDLQATIAAAHRVGALTVVDNTFLSPALQRPIGFGADIVLHSTTKYINGHSDVVGGAVVAKDADVHGHLAWWANALGLTGAPFDSFLTLRGLRTLPARIRVHQENAERVVELLEGHPAVAAVHYPGRASHPGHANAARQQAGFGGMISFELAGGEEAVRALIDGLQFFSLAESLGGVESLIAHPATMTHAAMSAEARQRAGIGAGLLRLSVGIEEAADLLADLSDGLERAAAVRPSRLRCA, encoded by the coding sequence ATGACTGACCGCCACTTCGCGACCACGGCGGTGCGCGCCGGGATCGACTGCGACACCGCTTTCGGTGCGGTCGCCCCGCCGATCGTGCTGTCGTCTAACTTCACCTTTGCCGGCTTCAACGACAAGCGCGCCTACGACTACAGCCGAAGCGGCAATCCTACCCGCGATCAGTTGGCCGAGGCATTGGCCGAGCTGGAAGGCGGGCACGGCGCGGTGGTCACCGCCAGCGGCCTGGCGGCGGAGACACTGGTGCTCCACGCGGTGCTGAAGCCGGGCGACCGCCTGCTGGTCCCGCACGATTGCTATGGCGGAAGCTGGCGGCTGTTCGACGCGCTGTCGCGGCGCGGCCATTTCGAGCTTTCCACCGTCGATTTCACCGATGCGGCGGCGCTCGCAGCGGCACTGGCGCAGAAGCCGGCGCTGGTGTGGATCGAAACGCCGTCCAATCCCCTGCTGCGGATCACCGATCTCCAGGCGACGATCGCCGCCGCGCACCGGGTCGGGGCGCTGACCGTGGTCGACAACACTTTCCTGTCGCCCGCCCTGCAGCGGCCGATCGGCTTCGGGGCCGACATCGTGCTTCATTCGACCACCAAATATATCAACGGGCACAGCGACGTGGTCGGCGGCGCGGTGGTGGCGAAGGACGCGGACGTGCATGGGCATCTGGCCTGGTGGGCCAATGCGCTGGGCCTGACCGGCGCGCCGTTCGACAGCTTCCTGACCCTGCGCGGCCTGAGGACGCTTCCGGCGCGAATCCGCGTCCATCAGGAAAATGCTGAGCGAGTGGTCGAATTGCTGGAGGGGCACCCCGCGGTCGCGGCGGTGCATTATCCCGGGCGTGCCTCCCATCCCGGCCATGCCAACGCCGCCCGCCAGCAGGCCGGCTTCGGTGGGATGATCTCGTTCGAGCTTGCCGGCGGAGAGGAAGCGGTGCGAGCCCTGATCGACGGCCTGCAATTCTTCAGCCTCGCCGAATCGCTCGGCGGGGTGGAAAGCCTGATCGCGCATCCGGCAACCATGACCCATGCGGCGATGAGCGCCGAGGCGCGGCAGCGAGCGGGCATCGGCGCCGGGCTGCTGCGGCTGTCGGTCGGGATCGAGGAAGCGGCCGACCTCCTGGCCGACCTGTCGGACGGGCTGGAGCGAGCGGCGGCGGTGCGGCCGTCCCGCCTACGCTGCGCCTGA
- a CDS encoding 3-deoxy-7-phosphoheptulonate synthase, with product MNPKSQNIISPIPPVLDVLRKDIDWIDDQILDLLEQRYAVVKKVAWAKHRDAEQVLAVRPAREAAILERLSARAIHVPEADVAHIWRSILSLSAHHQRAYRVLVSGPATARAALLSLASARYSGVPVEWLDDQGKALEAAERGEAVLLVAADQASDGLRQGLELIAQHATGCVEHPWALELGRLGSDDHARDGWSPGSWQGKVHQQLPAYPEPRLAREAVQHLADSSGIVPLEEVAGLQALVADAQGGRAVVLQAGDCAERMDAAAQDVHAMVALVDRLGADLEERLGLPAIRIGRLGGQYAKPRSQAAEGEGTARMPAYRGDAVNSRSACPHGRTPDPSRLLTARDQSERVRGWLAGRSIHTSHEALLLDYEAALTRTSKGRSWATSAHSLWLGERTRDVAGAHVEYLRGIANPIGIKCGPTLEAEQLTALLDRLDPDATPGRITLVSRLGAGQVEQRLPSLMAAVRASGRPVLWVCDPMHGNNRSANGTKLRLVPEIIAETEAFVRIAHRSGVVAGGLHLEVTPQPVLECVERLDEATADRPFESLCDPRLNAEQALRVVAAYAAAVECRP from the coding sequence ATGAATCCCAAATCACAGAATATCATCAGTCCCATTCCGCCCGTCCTCGACGTGCTGCGGAAGGATATCGACTGGATCGACGACCAGATCCTCGACCTGCTCGAACAGCGCTATGCGGTGGTGAAGAAGGTCGCCTGGGCCAAGCACCGCGACGCCGAGCAGGTGCTGGCGGTGCGCCCAGCGCGCGAGGCCGCCATCCTCGAACGACTGTCCGCACGTGCGATCCACGTTCCGGAAGCCGATGTGGCACACATCTGGCGCTCGATCCTGTCGCTGAGCGCGCACCACCAGCGGGCCTATCGCGTGCTCGTGTCAGGTCCTGCGACGGCGCGCGCCGCGCTGCTTTCCCTCGCCTCGGCGCGCTACTCGGGCGTCCCGGTGGAATGGCTCGACGACCAGGGAAAGGCGCTCGAGGCGGCGGAGCGCGGCGAAGCGGTGCTCCTGGTCGCAGCCGACCAAGCGAGCGACGGGCTCCGACAGGGACTGGAGCTGATCGCCCAGCATGCGACCGGATGTGTCGAGCATCCCTGGGCGCTCGAACTTGGTCGGCTCGGCAGCGACGACCATGCGCGAGATGGTTGGAGCCCGGGCAGCTGGCAGGGCAAGGTGCATCAGCAGCTTCCGGCCTATCCGGAACCGCGACTGGCGCGCGAAGCGGTGCAGCATCTCGCGGACAGTAGCGGCATCGTCCCGCTGGAAGAGGTTGCCGGGCTGCAGGCGCTCGTCGCCGATGCGCAGGGGGGCCGTGCGGTGGTGCTCCAGGCCGGCGATTGCGCCGAGCGGATGGATGCGGCGGCGCAAGATGTTCACGCCATGGTCGCGCTGGTCGATCGGCTGGGCGCGGACCTGGAAGAGAGGCTGGGGCTTCCTGCCATCCGGATCGGCAGGCTGGGCGGCCAATATGCCAAGCCCCGCTCGCAGGCGGCGGAAGGCGAGGGGACGGCGCGCATGCCCGCCTACCGCGGCGATGCGGTCAATTCCCGCAGCGCCTGTCCGCATGGCCGCACGCCCGACCCGTCCCGCCTGCTCACCGCCCGCGATCAAAGCGAGCGGGTGCGGGGCTGGCTGGCCGGCCGGTCGATCCACACCAGCCACGAGGCCCTGCTCCTCGACTACGAGGCGGCTCTGACGCGCACGTCGAAGGGACGGAGCTGGGCCACGAGCGCGCACAGCCTGTGGCTGGGCGAGCGGACCCGCGACGTGGCGGGCGCGCATGTCGAATATCTGCGGGGTATCGCCAACCCGATCGGGATCAAGTGCGGTCCGACGCTCGAAGCGGAGCAACTCACCGCGCTGCTCGATCGCCTCGATCCGGACGCGACGCCCGGTCGCATCACCCTGGTGTCGCGCCTTGGCGCCGGACAGGTGGAGCAACGCCTTCCGTCGCTGATGGCGGCGGTCAGGGCCAGTGGTCGCCCGGTGCTGTGGGTGTGCGATCCGATGCATGGCAACAACCGTTCGGCAAACGGCACCAAGCTTCGCCTCGTGCCCGAGATCATTGCAGAGACCGAGGCATTCGTCCGCATCGCGCATCGCAGCGGTGTCGTTGCGGGAGGCCTTCACCTCGAGGTCACGCCGCAGCCGGTGCTCGAATGCGTCGAACGGCTAGACGAGGCGACCGCCGATCGGCCCTTCGAAAGCCTGTGCGATCCGCGCCTGAATGCCGAACAGGCACTGCGGGTGGTCGCCGCCTACGCAGCCGCCGTGGAGTGCCGCCCGTGA
- a CDS encoding GntR family transcriptional regulator: protein MMVEGHGAAGRVARHIRQLIVEGVLEPGARVAEAALAERLGVSRTPVRNALPVLASEGLLEPVGKRGFAVRAFTKEESYAATELRCVLEGYAARKLALRDDRAPVVEQLREAMTDGDAIFTKGFLEREDEDRYAAMNRRFHDLVVNGAGDSLLQDMIQRVYAIPFVAPDVVAFNRIPAEEIFPILMSAQHQHHAMIDAIAAGQADFAESLMRGHSAAARRSLGLEERFNEVPSSGAA, encoded by the coding sequence ATGATGGTGGAAGGGCATGGCGCGGCCGGCCGCGTGGCCCGGCATATCCGGCAGCTGATCGTCGAAGGCGTGCTGGAACCGGGCGCGCGGGTCGCCGAGGCGGCGCTGGCCGAACGGCTGGGCGTGTCGCGCACGCCCGTCCGCAACGCGTTGCCGGTGCTTGCAAGCGAAGGCTTGCTGGAACCGGTCGGCAAGCGCGGCTTTGCGGTGCGCGCCTTCACCAAGGAGGAAAGCTACGCCGCGACCGAGCTGCGCTGCGTGCTGGAAGGCTATGCCGCCCGCAAGCTTGCGCTGCGCGACGATCGCGCACCGGTGGTCGAGCAATTGCGCGAAGCGATGACCGACGGCGACGCCATCTTCACCAAGGGCTTCCTCGAGCGTGAGGATGAGGATCGCTATGCCGCGATGAACCGGCGATTCCATGACCTGGTCGTCAACGGCGCGGGCGACAGCCTGCTGCAGGACATGATCCAGCGGGTTTATGCCATTCCTTTCGTCGCCCCCGACGTGGTGGCCTTCAACCGCATCCCGGCGGAGGAGATCTTCCCGATCCTGATGTCGGCGCAGCATCAGCATCACGCCATGATCGACGCCATAGCCGCTGGGCAGGCCGACTTTGCCGAAAGCCTGATGCGCGGTCATTCGGCGGCCGCCCGCCGCAGCCTCGGGCTCGAGGAACGGTTCAACGAGGTGCCCTCCTCAGGCGCAGCGTAG
- the thrC gene encoding threonine synthase codes for MMFVSTRGGTPPVTLSQALRLGAAPGGGLFMPSEIPRHESTRFAAGRPLAQFAADWLRPFFDGDPLAADLDAICAEAFTFPVPLVAALGGDSSLRALELFHGPTGAFKDFGARFLLACFDRLAGDEPLTVLAATSGDTGGAVGCAAEGRRSARAVILYPKDRVSPFQERQLTCWGDNVAAVEVDGDFDACQAMVKAAFADPRLSASHRLTSANSINLGRLLPQVAYCAHAAFEAAALNTGNRPGFIIPSGNLGHGFALLLARAMGAPVGPVVLATNANRTLLDWCQTGRYQPRPSVATLANAMDVGNPSNFERVAALGDGAAEVAVELAHDEAIRHRIAADYRDSGYVWCPHSAIAAEAWRRLAGPARDERLWVAAATAHPFKFAEIVEPLIGRALEPSSALAAIAGRPTARQRIAPHLADLAALLEQQRVAA; via the coding sequence ATGATGTTCGTCAGTACCCGTGGCGGCACCCCGCCAGTCACCCTGTCGCAAGCGCTCCGGCTTGGCGCGGCTCCCGGCGGCGGGCTGTTCATGCCCTCGGAAATTCCGCGGCATGAGTCGACGCGCTTTGCCGCGGGCCGGCCGCTTGCGCAGTTCGCTGCCGACTGGCTCCGTCCCTTCTTCGACGGCGACCCGCTTGCCGCTGATCTCGATGCGATCTGCGCCGAAGCCTTTACCTTTCCGGTGCCGCTGGTGGCGGCGCTGGGCGGCGATTCCTCGCTACGGGCGCTCGAGCTGTTTCACGGGCCAACCGGCGCGTTCAAAGATTTCGGCGCCCGCTTCCTGCTGGCCTGCTTCGACCGCCTGGCCGGCGACGAACCGCTGACGGTGCTTGCGGCGACGTCCGGCGATACCGGCGGCGCGGTCGGCTGCGCCGCGGAGGGCCGGCGTTCGGCACGGGCCGTGATCCTCTACCCCAAGGACCGTGTCTCACCCTTCCAGGAGCGGCAGCTGACCTGCTGGGGCGATAACGTCGCTGCGGTCGAGGTCGATGGGGACTTCGACGCCTGCCAGGCGATGGTGAAAGCGGCCTTCGCCGACCCGCGGCTCAGCGCGTCGCATCGGCTGACCTCCGCCAACAGCATCAACCTCGGACGACTGCTCCCGCAAGTGGCTTACTGCGCACACGCTGCCTTCGAAGCCGCTGCACTCAACACTGGGAATCGCCCCGGTTTCATCATTCCCAGCGGAAACCTCGGCCATGGCTTCGCCCTGCTGCTTGCGCGAGCGATGGGGGCACCGGTCGGCCCCGTCGTCCTCGCCACCAATGCCAACCGCACTTTGCTCGATTGGTGCCAGACTGGCCGCTATCAGCCGCGGCCCTCGGTGGCGACGCTGGCCAATGCCATGGATGTCGGCAACCCGAGCAATTTCGAGCGGGTCGCGGCGCTTGGCGACGGCGCGGCGGAGGTGGCGGTGGAGCTGGCCCATGACGAAGCCATCCGCCACCGCATCGCCGCGGACTATCGCGACAGCGGCTATGTCTGGTGTCCCCATTCAGCGATCGCGGCGGAGGCGTGGCGGCGACTTGCCGGGCCCGCCCGCGACGAACGTTTGTGGGTCGCCGCAGCCACCGCGCATCCGTTCAAGTTCGCCGAGATCGTCGAGCCGCTGATCGGCCGGGCGCTTGAACCATCCTCCGCCCTTGCCGCGATCGCCGGGCGCCCCACCGCCAGGCAGCGGATCGCCCCGCATCTTGCCGACCTTGCCGCACTGCTCGAGCAGCAACGGGTCGCCGCCTAG
- a CDS encoding dihydroxy-acid dehydratase, with translation MTQDGRLPSREMIDGPSRAPARAMLHAAGFDASALAKPMIAIVHSYSNVTPCNMHLRDLAAHAAEGIKAAGATPVEFNTIVVTDGIAMGTRGMRASLMSREVITDSAELVVRGHSMDAVLFIVGCDKTIPAAAMAAARLDLPSVILYGGSILPGRHAGKAITIQDVFEAVGQHSAGGIDDAELHAVEAAACPGAGACGGQFTANTMALAMSFLGLSPIGLNDIPAVLKEKAEAAREAGRLTVEALRAGRNARQMITATALRNAAVAGTATAGSTNLILHLLAIAREAGIPASDFDIDLFDEVSRATPVIADLKPGGRFMAPDMSAAGGTALLGRRLMEAGLIEDAPTVTGQSLFACFADAPETPGQEVIVTAAQPIKARGGFGICYGNIAPAGCVVKLAGHGKLRFEGPARVFDGEEAAFAAVTAGVIQAGDVVVIRGEGPAGGPGMREMLGVTAAIQGRGLGDHVALITDGRFSGATYGFMVGHVSPEAARGGPIALLNDGDTILIDVERRVVETDADLAARPARDWPVSPEATGAFAKYAASVSSASQGAVTLPG, from the coding sequence ATGACGCAGGATGGCAGGCTTCCCTCGCGTGAGATGATCGACGGGCCGTCGCGGGCTCCGGCGCGGGCGATGCTTCATGCGGCAGGGTTCGATGCGTCGGCGCTGGCCAAGCCGATGATCGCGATCGTCCACAGCTATTCCAACGTCACCCCCTGCAACATGCACCTGCGCGACCTTGCCGCCCACGCGGCGGAGGGCATCAAGGCGGCGGGCGCGACCCCGGTCGAATTCAACACTATCGTCGTCACCGACGGGATCGCGATGGGCACTCGAGGAATGCGCGCCTCGCTGATGAGCCGCGAAGTGATCACCGACAGCGCCGAACTGGTGGTGCGCGGCCATTCGATGGACGCAGTGCTGTTCATCGTCGGCTGCGACAAGACCATTCCGGCAGCGGCGATGGCCGCCGCCCGGCTCGATCTTCCAAGCGTGATCCTCTACGGCGGGTCGATCCTGCCCGGGCGCCATGCGGGCAAGGCGATCACCATCCAGGACGTGTTCGAAGCCGTCGGCCAGCATAGCGCGGGCGGGATCGACGACGCCGAATTGCACGCGGTCGAAGCTGCCGCCTGTCCGGGTGCCGGTGCGTGCGGCGGGCAATTCACCGCCAACACCATGGCGCTGGCGATGAGCTTCCTCGGCCTGTCGCCGATCGGCCTCAACGATATTCCGGCGGTGCTCAAGGAAAAGGCCGAAGCCGCCCGAGAGGCCGGCCGGCTCACCGTCGAGGCGCTTCGTGCCGGGCGCAACGCGCGCCAGATGATCACCGCCACCGCGCTGCGCAACGCCGCGGTGGCCGGGACCGCCACCGCTGGTTCGACCAACCTTATCCTTCACCTTCTGGCGATCGCGCGCGAGGCCGGCATCCCGGCGTCCGACTTCGACATCGACCTGTTCGACGAAGTGTCCCGCGCGACCCCGGTGATCGCCGACCTCAAGCCCGGCGGGCGCTTCATGGCGCCGGACATGTCGGCCGCGGGTGGCACCGCTTTGCTCGGACGCCGCCTGATGGAGGCCGGCCTGATCGAGGATGCCCCGACCGTGACCGGGCAAAGCCTGTTCGCATGCTTCGCCGACGCCCCGGAGACGCCGGGCCAAGAAGTGATCGTCACTGCCGCCCAGCCGATCAAGGCGCGCGGCGGCTTCGGCATCTGCTACGGCAATATCGCGCCCGCGGGCTGCGTGGTGAAGCTCGCCGGGCACGGCAAGCTGCGCTTCGAGGGACCTGCCCGCGTCTTCGATGGGGAGGAAGCGGCATTCGCCGCCGTCACGGCTGGCGTCATCCAGGCTGGCGACGTGGTGGTGATCCGCGGCGAAGGCCCGGCGGGCGGGCCCGGCATGCGCGAGATGCTGGGCGTGACCGCCGCGATCCAGGGGCGCGGGCTGGGCGATCATGTCGCGCTGATCACCGACGGGCGCTTTTCGGGCGCGACCTACGGTTTCATGGTCGGCCATGTCTCGCCCGAAGCGGCGCGGGGCGGACCGATCGCGTTGCTGAACGACGGCGACACGATCCTGATCGATGTCGAGCGGCGCGTTGTCGAAACCGACGCCGACCTGGCCGCGCGTCCGGCGCGTGACTGGCCGGTATCGCCCGAGGCCACCGGAGCCTTTGCCAAATATGCCGCGTCGGTCAGTTCGGCGTCCCAGGGTGCGGTGACGCTGCCGGGCTAG
- the metX gene encoding homoserine O-succinyltransferase MetX gives MSAASLRIIREEPQGFGDCRIILPFVHGPPAPVAVRFELAGDEQAPLLILAGGISADAHVIASDTLPHPGWWEAQAGPLGRFRRLAIDWVGADGSLDRPIHPADQARALLLMMDNLGLDRAAAFIGASYGAMVGMHLAALAPERCGALLAISAAHRSHPFVSAQRALQRQAVELGERLGDPRAGVALARKIAMTAYRTPVEFADRFDEPRLSGERVTCGAEPYLDAQGTRHSGRVSAAAYRRLSESIDLHAIEPERITVPALFAAALDDCLIPHADIAELAERAPRGRFAALPTRFGHDSFLKEQALIAALLSDFLTTLEHRHD, from the coding sequence GTGAGCGCAGCAAGTCTGAGAATCATCCGCGAGGAGCCGCAAGGCTTCGGCGACTGTCGGATCATCTTGCCTTTCGTCCATGGCCCACCGGCGCCGGTCGCGGTCCGCTTCGAGCTTGCCGGCGACGAGCAGGCCCCGTTGCTGATCCTCGCCGGAGGCATTTCGGCCGACGCCCACGTGATCGCCAGCGACACCCTTCCCCACCCCGGCTGGTGGGAAGCCCAGGCCGGTCCCCTCGGTCGCTTCCGCCGGCTGGCGATCGACTGGGTCGGGGCAGACGGTTCGCTCGACCGCCCGATCCACCCCGCCGACCAGGCCCGCGCCCTCCTGTTGATGATGGATAACCTTGGCCTCGACCGGGCCGCCGCCTTCATCGGGGCGAGCTATGGCGCGATGGTCGGCATGCACTTGGCGGCGCTGGCGCCCGAGCGCTGCGGCGCGCTGCTCGCGATCAGTGCCGCGCACCGGTCGCATCCGTTCGTTTCCGCCCAGCGCGCCTTGCAGCGGCAGGCGGTGGAGCTTGGCGAGCGGCTGGGCGACCCGCGTGCCGGCGTGGCGCTGGCCCGCAAGATCGCGATGACCGCCTATCGAACCCCTGTGGAATTCGCCGACCGGTTCGACGAACCCCGCCTGAGCGGCGAGCGCGTGACCTGCGGCGCCGAGCCCTATCTCGATGCGCAGGGCACGCGCCATTCGGGCCGGGTCAGCGCCGCTGCCTATCGGCGGCTATCGGAATCGATCGATCTCCACGCCATCGAGCCCGAGCGGATCACCGTCCCTGCGCTGTTCGCCGCCGCGCTTGACGACTGCCTGATCCCTCATGCCGACATCGCCGAACTCGCCGAACGGGCGCCGCGCGGTCGCTTCGCGGCCCTGCCGACCCGCTTCGGCCACGACAGTTTCCTCAAGGAGCAGGCGCTGATCGCCGCGCTCCTGTCCGATTTCCTCACGACCCTGGAGCACCGCCATGACTGA
- a CDS encoding homoserine dehydrogenase translates to MAQQLHLQAQHSQPAHALCVLKFGSSVVRDERDYPRVVQEIYAHVREGEKVVAVVSALAGDTDALLGQAERVGGEAAPGNLVARLARVGELRSAALLALALAKVGVRAATLDPHEMKLVAEGPALDSDLVDLDAAHVLAALEQQDVVVVPGFIADHEEHGVVTLGRGGTDLSAVFFADRLQAHRVRLIKDVDGVYEADPSEMPGARRFERLSYAEAEVASDGLVQPKALRVAADKKVLVEVAALGSCEATVICDLGAKPSAPLRSDAVRLSLLGCGAVGGGVKQLLEAQPDVFELGPVLVQRPRSSRPGEYTRDLEEALAGEPELLVELIGGTDLAADAMHRALSHGAEVVTGNKAALARHWDSLHACAARHGGGLHFSAAVGGGAPILETLRRLNGEVAAVEGVMNGTCNFLLSRLAEGWDFDRALATAQELGFAEADPSGDVDGHDAADKLSILVREAFGVALAPSLIPKQSLRDLALGAAAEAHRRGEVLKQVGRCWLEPDGSAAASVELVALPADHALANVHNEENRFLVTDAGGKLHQVHGKGAGRWPTATAVMADVHDARRAILRKEPAVSGPLKLSA, encoded by the coding sequence ATGGCCCAGCAGCTTCATCTTCAAGCCCAGCATTCGCAGCCAGCCCACGCTCTTTGCGTGCTCAAGTTCGGCAGTTCGGTGGTCCGTGACGAGCGCGATTATCCGCGGGTGGTGCAAGAGATCTACGCCCATGTCCGCGAAGGCGAAAAGGTCGTCGCGGTGGTTTCGGCGCTGGCCGGCGATACCGACGCACTGCTGGGCCAGGCCGAGCGGGTCGGCGGCGAGGCCGCGCCCGGCAATCTGGTTGCGCGGCTGGCCCGCGTCGGGGAATTGCGCTCGGCGGCGTTACTGGCGCTGGCCTTGGCCAAGGTCGGTGTCCGCGCCGCGACCCTCGACCCGCACGAGATGAAACTCGTGGCGGAAGGTCCTGCGCTCGATTCCGACCTCGTCGATCTCGATGCCGCCCACGTGCTTGCCGCGCTGGAGCAACAGGACGTGGTGGTAGTTCCCGGCTTCATCGCCGACCATGAGGAGCATGGGGTGGTAACCCTCGGGCGCGGTGGCACCGACCTCAGCGCGGTCTTCTTCGCCGATCGACTGCAGGCGCACCGGGTCCGGCTGATCAAGGATGTCGATGGGGTGTATGAGGCCGATCCGAGCGAAATGCCGGGCGCGCGCCGCTTCGAGCGGCTGAGCTATGCCGAGGCGGAGGTCGCGAGTGACGGGCTGGTGCAGCCCAAGGCGCTGCGGGTGGCGGCGGACAAGAAAGTGCTGGTCGAAGTCGCCGCGCTCGGCTCGTGCGAGGCGACGGTGATCTGTGATCTCGGCGCAAAGCCATCGGCGCCGCTGCGCAGCGACGCCGTTCGCCTTTCGCTGCTCGGCTGCGGCGCGGTCGGCGGCGGGGTGAAGCAACTGCTCGAAGCTCAGCCCGATGTCTTCGAACTCGGACCGGTGCTGGTGCAGCGGCCACGCTCGTCGCGCCCCGGCGAGTATACCCGCGACCTCGAAGAGGCGCTTGCGGGCGAACCGGAACTGCTGGTCGAACTGATCGGCGGCACCGACTTGGCGGCCGACGCCATGCATCGCGCCCTGTCGCATGGCGCCGAGGTGGTGACCGGCAACAAGGCGGCGCTTGCCCGTCACTGGGACTCGCTCCACGCTTGCGCAGCGCGGCACGGCGGCGGCCTGCATTTTTCCGCGGCGGTCGGTGGCGGCGCCCCGATCCTCGAAACCTTGCGCCGTCTCAACGGTGAAGTGGCGGCGGTCGAGGGGGTGATGAACGGCACCTGCAATTTCCTGCTCAGCCGGCTTGCGGAAGGCTGGGACTTCGACCGCGCGCTTGCGACCGCGCAGGAGCTTGGCTTTGCCGAGGCCGACCCGTCGGGCGACGTCGACGGGCATGATGCCGCCGACAAGCTGTCCATCCTGGTTCGCGAGGCATTCGGCGTCGCGCTTGCGCCCAGCCTCATCCCCAAGCAGTCGCTGCGCGACCTGGCCCTCGGCGCCGCTGCCGAAGCGCATCGCCGCGGCGAGGTGCTGAAGCAGGTCGGCCGCTGTTGGCTCGAACCCGACGGCTCGGCCGCCGCCTCGGTCGAGCTGGTGGCACTGCCTGCCGACCATGCGCTGGCGAACGTCCACAATGAAGAAAATCGCTTTCTTGTCACCGATGCCGGCGGCAAGCTGCATCAGGTGCATGGAAAGGGTGCAGGACGATGGCCGACGGCAACGGCTGTGATGGCCGACGTTCACGACGCCCGGCGCGCGATCCTGCGCAAGGAACCGGCGGTGAGCGGACCGCTGAAGCTGAGCGCCTGA